From Polycladomyces subterraneus, one genomic window encodes:
- a CDS encoding thermonuclease family protein produces the protein MKKLFTLILSVMLVLTGCVGQKNAADSASPKQFQSVQLVEAVDGDTAQFKIDGKVETVRFLLIDTPETHHPKLGKQPLGPEASAFTKNLLTHAKHITLEFDVEKRDKYNRMLAYVYADGKSVQEELLKRGLARVGYIYESRRHLAEFRKAENVARTKHIGIWHCPGYVTDDGFDPGKWCASILPAPVKKPVGDVDCTDFKTKEEAQWFFEIHQPGDPYKLDGDHDGIACEQLP, from the coding sequence ATGAAGAAATTATTTACCTTGATATTGTCGGTCATGCTCGTTTTGACGGGCTGTGTTGGTCAAAAAAATGCCGCTGATTCTGCCTCTCCCAAACAGTTTCAATCTGTACAATTAGTGGAGGCAGTGGACGGTGACACCGCACAGTTTAAGATTGACGGGAAAGTGGAAACGGTTCGGTTTCTTCTTATCGATACACCTGAGACGCATCACCCGAAGTTAGGAAAGCAACCACTGGGACCTGAAGCAAGTGCATTTACCAAAAACCTACTGACCCATGCAAAGCACATCACCTTGGAGTTTGACGTTGAAAAGCGTGACAAATACAACCGTATGCTTGCTTACGTCTACGCCGACGGGAAAAGTGTTCAAGAGGAATTATTGAAACGAGGTCTTGCCCGCGTTGGTTACATATATGAAAGCCGTCGGCACCTTGCTGAGTTTCGGAAAGCGGAGAACGTCGCCCGAACGAAGCACATTGGTATCTGGCATTGTCCTGGGTATGTCACTGATGACGGATTTGACCCCGGAAAATGGTGTGCAAGTATACTCCCTGCTCCAGTGAAAAAACCCGTCGGTGACGTAGATTGTACCGATTTCAAAACAAAGGAAGAAGCGCAGTGGTTTTTTGAAATCCATCAACCCGGTGATCCATACAAGCTGGATGGTGATCATGATGGTATCGCCTGCGAACAGTTACCATGA
- a CDS encoding DinB family protein codes for MDKKAFLLHGWEIGYDKEDWYPPLADTLKGVTAEQANWKPESAPIHTIWENVRHLTFYKEWFLKFLTGEETEYPQGLTNDDTFAVTSVEPSAWEESVKKLDDVHQSIRNIIAGYSDYDLEREVSKHPVGMWLYSLILHDAYHTGQIIQICKLQGSWPAKRSYGQS; via the coding sequence ATGGACAAGAAAGCATTTTTACTGCACGGATGGGAAATTGGTTACGACAAAGAAGACTGGTATCCGCCGTTGGCCGATACGCTCAAAGGCGTTACGGCGGAGCAAGCGAATTGGAAGCCTGAAAGCGCGCCGATCCATACGATCTGGGAGAACGTTCGCCATTTGACGTTTTACAAGGAATGGTTCCTGAAGTTTCTAACGGGTGAAGAAACCGAGTATCCTCAAGGTTTGACAAACGACGACACATTTGCCGTCACTTCCGTGGAACCGTCCGCTTGGGAAGAATCTGTTAAGAAACTGGACGACGTACATCAATCGATTCGCAACATCATTGCTGGGTACAGCGATTACGACTTGGAGCGCGAAGTTTCGAAACACCCTGTCGGCATGTGGTTATACAGTCTCATTCTTCACGATGCGTATCACACCGGACAAATCATACAAATCTGCAAACTTCAAGGATCTTGGCCGGCTAAGCGGTCATACGGACAATCCTGA
- a CDS encoding IS3 family transposase: MAKKGQKFRSFSQEFKLKAVKMYHEEHKGVETIAKELGLPSHSYVRRWLKAYAAEGLKDQRSMPAKEGNDHEIKQILSLEYHRLKGIYGYRRMRILLKRKYGIHVNHKRAYRLMKLLQLQAVIRRRRPYTQYSSYGNE; encoded by the coding sequence ATGGCCAAAAAGGGGCAAAAGTTCCGTTCGTTCAGTCAGGAGTTTAAGTTGAAAGCAGTCAAAATGTATCATGAAGAACACAAGGGCGTGGAAACCATCGCCAAGGAATTGGGATTGCCATCCCATTCGTATGTGAGAAGATGGCTAAAAGCCTATGCTGCGGAAGGTTTGAAAGATCAACGGTCAATGCCGGCCAAAGAAGGTAATGATCATGAAATCAAACAGATCCTTTCATTGGAGTACCACAGGCTGAAAGGGATATACGGATACCGAAGAATGCGGATTCTTTTGAAGCGAAAATACGGAATACACGTAAATCACAAGCGTGCGTACCGCCTGATGAAGCTTTTGCAATTGCAGGCTGTCATTCGGAGAAGAAGACCCTACACGCAATATTCATCGTACGGTAATGAA
- a CDS encoding IS4 family transposase, with protein sequence MNLPIQHELNLFAEELQKHLSSAALEQLAKEKGFVQRKSKYRAIDLVTLCVWVSRNIASTSLNKLCSQLEASNGVLMSPEGLNQRFNSHAVKFLQSLFTLLLKSEIGSITPISSKLLSLFQRIRILDSTTFQIPDSFKEDYPGAGGCGHTAGVKIQLEYELHSGQFLNLQVEPGKNNDKTFGTTCLDTLRPGDLCIRDLGYFSLVDLDQMDQRGVFYVSRLKLNNKIYKKNPAPEYFKDGSIKKQTEYILLDLEEIMNDMQPGETLEIPNAYIGRDKKLPARVILYRLTEEQVKKRRKDQAYKEKKKGMTYSERSKRLTEINTYITNIPWELVPKEQVHDLYSLRWQVEILFKTWKSIFKIDHCKDIKNEQMECYLYGQLIAIFLCSSTMFRMRELLLRKKRKELSEYKAFYMIQSYFLLIHQSIQENTQELSKILIRLFYLIEKNGRKSHRYKKKTVFDILGVVYDYTKKTVKAA encoded by the coding sequence ATGAATCTTCCGATTCAACATGAACTAAACCTATTTGCGGAAGAATTACAAAAACATTTATCATCAGCTGCTCTTGAGCAGTTGGCAAAAGAAAAGGGATTCGTTCAAAGGAAGAGTAAATACCGTGCAATAGACTTAGTGACTTTGTGTGTTTGGGTGAGTCGAAATATTGCTAGCACTTCCCTAAACAAACTATGTAGTCAACTAGAAGCTTCGAATGGAGTACTGATGAGCCCTGAAGGGCTCAATCAACGTTTCAATAGTCATGCAGTGAAATTTCTTCAAAGCCTGTTTACTCTTTTGTTGAAATCAGAAATAGGATCAATAACCCCCATTTCAAGCAAGCTTTTATCACTGTTTCAGCGTATCCGCATTCTTGATTCGACGACCTTTCAAATACCAGATTCGTTTAAGGAAGATTATCCAGGAGCAGGAGGTTGTGGTCATACAGCAGGTGTCAAAATTCAATTGGAATATGAGTTACACAGTGGTCAGTTTCTGAATCTTCAAGTGGAACCTGGAAAAAATAATGATAAAACTTTTGGTACAACTTGCCTAGATACTCTTAGACCTGGTGACCTATGTATCCGTGACTTAGGATACTTCTCACTCGTGGATCTGGATCAGATGGATCAAAGGGGTGTTTTCTATGTGTCCCGTCTAAAGCTCAATAACAAGATATACAAAAAGAATCCAGCTCCCGAGTATTTTAAAGATGGATCGATCAAGAAACAAACGGAATATATCCTACTAGATTTAGAAGAGATCATGAATGACATGCAACCAGGTGAAACACTGGAGATTCCAAATGCTTATATCGGCAGGGACAAGAAACTACCTGCTAGAGTCATCCTCTATCGACTAACGGAAGAACAAGTCAAGAAAAGAAGAAAGGACCAAGCCTATAAAGAGAAGAAAAAAGGAATGACATACTCAGAGCGTAGCAAACGTTTGACTGAAATCAATACATATATCACCAACATCCCTTGGGAACTTGTTCCGAAGGAACAAGTTCATGACCTATACTCGCTGAGATGGCAGGTCGAGATTCTGTTTAAAACTTGGAAATCGATTTTCAAGATCGATCACTGTAAAGACATTAAAAATGAACAAATGGAATGCTATCTCTATGGTCAGCTGATCGCTATCTTCTTATGCTCTTCTACCATGTTTCGCATGAGAGAACTCTTGCTTCGCAAGAAGCGTAAAGAGTTGAGTGAATACAAGGCCTTCTATATGATTCAAAGCTATTTTTTATTGATTCATCAGTCGATACAAGAAAACACCCAAGAGTTATCAAAGATTCTGATTCGCCTCTTCTATTTAATAGAAAAGAATGGGCGAAAATCTCACCGCTATAAGAAAAAAACAGTTTTTGATATTCTGGGTGTCGTATACGATTATACTAAAAAGACCGTCAAAGCTGCTTGA